From Streptomyces leeuwenhoekii:
ATCGTAGGGGCGGGGTTCGCGTAGGGCGCGCGAAATACGGCCCGTGACCACCGAGGGCCGCCGCCCGGCACCCCGCCCACGCGTCGCCGCGCTCCGCGAGCCGGTCGACCCCGCCCGCATCGGCCGACGCGTCGCACGGCGGCGGGCGAAGGGCATGGGCGCCGCCGCCGTCACCCGCGCCCTCGAGGACGCCCGGTTCGACGCGCGGCAGGACTCCCGGCACGAGGACCTGGCCGCCGACGAGCGCGGCCGGGCGGAGCTGGCGGAGTGGGAGCGCATCGACCAGATGCTCGCCGCCGCTGCGCCGGGCGCCGTGTACGACCCGGACACCGACGAGGTCGTCCGGGCCGAGCTCATCGCCGAGGCCGCGGCCGACCGGGAGGCCGCCGTGCGCGAGGCGCAGCGGATCGCGGCCCGCGCCGACGAGCTCCAAGCGCTGCGCGAGCTGGGCACGCTGAAGCAGGCAGAGCCCCGCGAGGGCGACGAAGCCGTCCGCGACGAGCTCACCCGCCGTGCCGGGTTGTACGTCCAGGCCGACATCGACCCCTGGCTCGCCGCGCCCTGGCCGCGCACCGCGGGCACTACGCCGACCCGGCAACCCGCGAGGCCGCCGCCGGCCTCCTGCCGCAGCCGGTCCTCGCGCACGCCGCGCTGCTGGCCGCGATCGCCCGCCTGGTCCCGGCCGCCGCGCCTGGCGAGCTGGCGGTCGTAGCCCGGCCCGGCGCCGCCGAATCCGAGGCCACCGCCGGCCTCGCCGCGCTCCTCACCCGCGCCACCGAGCCGGCCGTCCCCGCAGAGAGCCCGACGTGACCCACGACCAGGAGCCGGAGGTCGTCGCCGTCTGGCACACCGCCAGCGCCGTCGGCCGGCACTTCGAGGCGCTGCTCGCCGACGGCACCGTCCACGCGTGGACCGAGCCGCCGTTCGGCGAGACGTACTACCCCGGCGAGGAAGACCCCGACTACAACCCCATCTGCGACTGTCCGGCCGTCCCGCGCCGGTTCTGCATGAGCTGCGCGGCCTGCGCCGCCTGCTGACCTTGCACATGCCCGCCCTGCGAATGTGCGGGTGAGAGCGAAGCTCGCCGCGCGGGGCACACATCACCGCCGCCACCTGGACCGACGCCCCACTCCACCCATCCGGCGCACTTGATCCTTCCCGGCCCTGTGCAGCCGTCTGGGGCGTTCTGACGCCTTCCGGGCTCCCGCGACGCGATCAAGGCCCTCAGAGGCGCTCACAGCGCCGTACAGCGCCTCGCCCGCACACACGGCGTTGTTGACCGGGAGGCGTCGACACCGACAGACCGCGCTCAGCCGCCTCCTCGGCGCTGGCCGCCCCGCTCCATGAAGGGTGCAAGGCGCCTCTGCTGCTCGCCGGGCCGGATGCAGCACGGACCTCCCCGTCGTGCAGCAACGATGCAGCGCAGCAACGATGCAGCGCAGTAATCGCACGCCCCAGGTGGCGCAGGGCTGCTGCTCAGGTAACGAGGCGACCCTCACCGTGCAGCAGCTCGTTGCTGCACCGGGCCAGCTACGCGGTCGCGGCGGCCATCGCCGGCCTGCTGCCCGGGAGGCCGTTGCTGCGCCCGGACGCTCGCACGGCACTGTCAGCCCTCGCTGACCGAAGCCGTTGTTTCGTGGCGTTGCTGCCACGGTTCTGTGGCAGCAACGCCACGGTCCCGTTGTTCTGCTGCTCCAGAACAAGCCGGTTCACCTGGTGCTACCGGACGCCAGCTTCGCGATCCGCGCCATGCCGGAGCTCGGCGCTGGCTTGTTCTGCCCTCCCAGAACAAGCCGGTTTAGCTAGTGCTACCGCGAGGGCCACGAAGAAGGCGCTGCACCAGGGGTGCAGCGCCTTGGGTGCTACGTCGGCCGGGCCGGCATTCAGCCGGTGGCGGAGAGGTTGGCCACCTGCGCGGCGAACCGGGCCCGTCGTTGCTCGGTGAAACTCTCGGGGTTGGCGGCCTTGATCTCTGGCACGGCCATGGGGGAGGAGACCGCACCGCCGGTGAGCAGCGGGTGGAGCTGGTAGCGGCCGTCCTCGAGGCCCCACGCCAGGCCGCACTCGCGCAGCTCCTTGAAGCCGCGGTTCACGGTTGGCTTGCTCGCGCCCAGCTCGCGTGCCATCTCGTTCTGGCTGATCTCAGCAGTGCCGGTCTCCGGATCGCTGAGGTACAGCAGCTGGTCCAGAACGCGGCGGCCGGCGGTGGAGACGTCGACCAGGGCCAGGAGGCGCAGGACGTCACGGGAGATCGTGACGGGGGCCTCGGTCGGAGGGCCGGGGAC
This genomic window contains:
- a CDS encoding helix-turn-helix domain-containing protein, with protein sequence MSSSYVPGPPTEAPVTISRDVLRLLALVDVSTAGRRVLDQLLYLSDPETGTAEISQNEMARELGASKPTVNRGFKELRECGLAWGLEDGRYQLHPLLTGGAVSSPMAVPEIKAANPESFTEQRRARFAAQVANLSATG